The Eubacterium maltosivorans genome includes the window TTCGATTCCTATACGGCCACAGCTCTTATGGGGGATTTCTCCTATGCCGATACCTTTATCAACATTCCTTTAAGCATCAGCGCCACCTTTGCTGCTGCCATGATCCCCGCCATCTCGGAATCCTTTGCCCTTAAGGACCAGGCCGGCATCAACGAGCGCATCAACACCGCCATCCGGCTGGTCGTGCTGGTGGCTCTGCCCTGCTGCATCGGCCTGTCTGTGCTCTCAGACGGTATCTTCACGCTGATCTTCCCCGGCTCCGAGCACGGCGCTGCCATCATGGAAGTCTATGCCTTCGCGACCATTTTTATCATGCTCTCCAATACCTTCCAGAGCATTTTACAGTCCATCGACCGTTTTATCATCCCGCTCATCGCGCTGCTGGGCGCCTCTGTGGTACGCATTGGCTGCAGCTATGTGTTCATGGCCGTCCCTGCGCTCAACATCTACGGGGTTGTCCTGAGCACGATGCTGACTTTTATCTTTTTGATGGTCGTCAATTTCCTGTTTATCCGCCGCTATACCCACGTCCGGCTAAGCTATACCGGCACGCTGGTCAAGCCCTTTATCGCCTCGGCCATCATGGGCATGTCGGCTCTTGGCTGCTACAATTTTCTGCTGCCCCGTACCGGCAACACTGTCTCGGTTCTTGCCGCCATTATTGTGGCTGCGGTTATTTATTTCTTTTTGATTATTTTCTTTGGTATTCTCACCGAGGATGAGCTGGACCTGCTGCCAGGCAAACGGCTTTTACTGCCCCTGGTCAAAAAAATACAGAAACTGGCGCCGAAAGCGTCGTAATGCAGGCATTAAAAAAGCGCGTTCCATACAGGAGCGCGCTTTTTTTAGCGTTCTGCCATCATTCTGTCCGCATCTGTTATCTCACGGAGCACCCTCGCCGGGTTGCCGGCTGCCACCACATTATCCGGTATATCCTTTGTCACCACAGAGCCGGAGCCGATCACCGCATTGCTGCCGATCGTTACTCCCGGGTTGATGGTGGCATTGCCCCCAATCCACACATTGTCCCCGATGGTCACAGGGCTGCCGCCCTCCTGAAGGGTGTTGCGCTCATGGCTGACCAATGGGTGCCATGCCGTAAAAATACAGACACGGGGCGCCATAAAGCAGTTGTCCCCAATGGTAATCGGGCAGACATCCAAAAAAATAGCGTCAAAATTAATATACAGGTTATCGCCTGCGGTTATGTTATAGCCGTAATCACACTTAAAGCTCGGCTCAACCGTGAAGTTCTTTCCAAGGCGTCCGAAAAGCTGCCCGATAATCATGTGGCGGTGCGGCAGCTCATATTCTGTTGTCAGATTAAATTGGCGGCAGAGCTCATGCGCTCTCATCCGCTCAAAAGACAGCTCTTCGTCCTCGGCACAGTAGAGCTGTCTAGCCAGCATTTTTTCTTTTTCTGTCATTATTTCCTCACTCTGTTTTTTATTTGCTTATCATAAATTATAACAAATAAATTTGCTTTGGCCTACCCCTTGCTCTCTTATTAACAAAGGTGTATACTTATCTCAGCATTGATTAAGTGAGGTAAATTTTGTATGAATATACGTATCCGGCAAGCCAGGCCTGAGGATCTTCCATCAATCGCTGCCCTGGAGGCCGCTTGTTTTCCGCCTGCCGAAGCGGCAGGCCCCGCCGCCTTTGAAAAACGCATCGAGACCTTCCCGGAAAGCTTTTTTGTCGCAGAGGTCGAAGGACAGATCGTCGGCATGATTAACGGCTGCGTCACCGATGACGAAACCATTTCGGACATTCTCTTTGAGGACAGCTCCCGCCACAATCCTGACGGCCGCTACCAGAGTATTTTTGGGCTGGACGTTCTGCCAGACTGGCAGCATAAGGGCATCGCGACCATTTTAATGACCTATTTTATTCATAAAGCCATGGATTTCGGCAGAGAGGGCTTAATTCTCACCTGCAAGGAAAAGCTGATCACCTTTTACGAAGGCTTTGGGTATCAGAACCTGGGTGTTTCGGGCTCGACCCACGGCGGCGCCGTTTGGTATGATATGCTTTTAGCCTTTTAACAGTCCCGCGGGGCTGTTTTTTTATTTTTTCCAAATTCGTCCTGTTTTTACCATTTTCAACGCCGCTGTACTTTCTGCCTCGAGTATAATTAAGATAGATTACTTATGGAGGAAAGCACATGTATACTGACGATAAAATCTGGATTGCAAAAGGCGAACAGCCTGTTTATCTCCTGCCCAAGATGGCCAATCGGCACGGTCTGGTGGCAGGCGCCACCGGTACTGGTAAAACCATCACCCTGAAGGTGCTGGCCGAATCGTTCAGCGAGCTCGGTGTTCCGGTCTTTCTGGCAGACGTAAAAGGGGACCTCTCCGGCACCTGTGAGCCTGGAACCGACAGTGAGGATATGCAAAAACGCATTGAAAAATTCGGTCTGGGCGACCAGTTCGACTATAAGCCCTACCCAGTACGCTTCTGGGACCTTCTCGGCAAACAGGGGCACCCCATCCGCACTACCATATCCCAGATGGGGCCTCTGCTGCTGTCACGGCTCCTCAATCTTAATGATACCCAGTCCGGTATTCTGAACATTGTGTTCAGAGTAGCCGACGCGAAAAACCTGCTGCTCATTGACATTAAGGACCTCAAAGCCATGCTCCAGTATGTTGGCAACAACGCCAAGGATCTGAAAATGGAATACGGCAACATCTCCTCCCAGAGCGTCGGCGCTATTCTGCGCGCCATCCTGGCCCTGGAGGACCAGGGCGCCGACCAGTTCTTCGGTGAACCCGCTTTAGATATCATGGACTGGATTCAAACCGATGAAAACGGCCTGGGCATCATCAATATTCTGGACTGCGTCGAGCTTATCCAGACCCCGGCGCTCTACTCCACCTTTCTGCTCTGGCTCATGTCCGACCTTTTTGAGGTTCTTCCT containing:
- a CDS encoding sugar O-acetyltransferase — its product is MTEKEKMLARQLYCAEDEELSFERMRAHELCRQFNLTTEYELPHRHMIIGQLFGRLGKNFTVEPSFKCDYGYNITAGDNLYINFDAIFLDVCPITIGDNCFMAPRVCIFTAWHPLVSHERNTLQEGGSPVTIGDNVWIGGNATINPGVTIGSNAVIGSGSVVTKDIPDNVVAAGNPARVLREITDADRMMAER
- a CDS encoding GNAT family N-acetyltransferase, with translation MNIRIRQARPEDLPSIAALEAACFPPAEAAGPAAFEKRIETFPESFFVAEVEGQIVGMINGCVTDDETISDILFEDSSRHNPDGRYQSIFGLDVLPDWQHKGIATILMTYFIHKAMDFGREGLILTCKEKLITFYEGFGYQNLGVSGSTHGGAVWYDMLLAF
- a CDS encoding helicase HerA-like domain-containing protein → MYTDDKIWIAKGEQPVYLLPKMANRHGLVAGATGTGKTITLKVLAESFSELGVPVFLADVKGDLSGTCEPGTDSEDMQKRIEKFGLGDQFDYKPYPVRFWDLLGKQGHPIRTTISQMGPLLLSRLLNLNDTQSGILNIVFRVADAKNLLLIDIKDLKAMLQYVGNNAKDLKMEYGNISSQSVGAILRAILALEDQGADQFFGEPALDIMDWIQTDENGLGIINILDCVELIQTPALYSTFLLWLMSDLFEVLPEAGDLDAPKMVFFFDEAHLLFNGAPKVLLEKIEQVVRLIRSKGVGIYFISQSPTDMPDTILSQLGNRIQHALRAYSPSEQKAIKTAAETFRPNPEFKTEEAITDLGTGEALISCLDEEGRPTVVERCFILPPQSHMGPAAPDTRSGLIEQSPFNAKYKDTIDRESAYEDLQQQAEAPAQEAAPAEKEKKPAREATPRHQKSSFEKAADSALSTIGREVGKSLVRGLFDVLKR